A stretch of Clostridia bacterium DNA encodes these proteins:
- a CDS encoding MinD/ParA family protein produces MRDQADKLRQIIENLKARQAANQANLLENFKKKSAKVITVTSGKGGVGKTNLTINLAIALSEIGYRVVILDADFGLANIDVLFGIIPQHTLVDVIHNRKNILEVLCDGPKNIKFISGGSGVEELVQIEKKQLDRFIENIALLDKLADIILIDTGAGLSDNVMSFVMAADEVLLVTTPEPTSITDAYALIKMVSNRDKEKIIRVVVNRAESQAEANDILSKLSLVAEKFLSLRLNPLGYILQDEMVIKAVKLQQPFMINFPKSQASRSVRDLSRKLGEDREKKEDNGTIGIKGFVSRLVNFLNS; encoded by the coding sequence ATGAGGGATCAGGCAGATAAATTAAGGCAAATAATTGAAAACCTTAAGGCCAGACAAGCTGCAAATCAGGCTAACCTGCTGGAGAACTTCAAAAAGAAGTCTGCAAAAGTAATAACAGTAACCAGCGGCAAGGGTGGAGTCGGAAAAACGAATCTGACCATAAACCTGGCTATTGCCTTAAGTGAGATAGGATACAGGGTGGTTATACTTGATGCTGACTTCGGATTGGCAAATATTGATGTTTTGTTTGGCATTATTCCTCAACATACTCTGGTTGACGTTATACACAATAGGAAAAACATACTGGAGGTTTTGTGTGATGGGCCTAAAAACATAAAGTTTATTTCTGGGGGTTCGGGAGTAGAGGAACTTGTCCAGATAGAAAAGAAGCAGTTGGACAGATTTATAGAAAATATAGCATTATTGGATAAACTTGCAGATATTATACTGATTGATACGGGAGCAGGTCTTTCCGACAACGTTATGAGCTTTGTAATGGCAGCCGACGAGGTTCTTCTTGTAACTACTCCTGAACCTACGTCGATCACCGATGCATACGCTTTAATAAAGATGGTATCAAACAGGGACAAGGAAAAGATTATCAGAGTAGTTGTCAACCGCGCAGAAAGTCAGGCTGAAGCAAATGATATACTGAGCAAACTGTCACTTGTAGCTGAAAAATTCTTATCACTGAGACTTAACCCGCTGGGATATATACTGCAGGATGAAATGGTTATTAAGGCTGTAAAACTACAGCAGCCATTCATGATAAACTTTCCGAAAAGTCAGGCTTCAAGGTCTGTAAGAGACTTGTCGAGGAAATTGGGGGAAGACAGGGAGAAAAAAGAAGATAATGGTACAATCGGTATAAAAGGATTTGTCAGCAGGCTTGTCAACTTCCTTAATTCATAG